The Cygnus atratus isolate AKBS03 ecotype Queensland, Australia chromosome 2, CAtr_DNAZoo_HiC_assembly, whole genome shotgun sequence genome window below encodes:
- the LOC118251842 gene encoding D-threo-3-hydroxyaspartate dehydratase-like, with protein MWLGARLDALPTPALAVDRATARRNAERMQERCRALGLRLRPHVKTHKTLEGGALATGGTRRGIAVSTLAEARFFADGGFDDILLAYPLPAGRLEECAELAQRLDAFQVLLDSPGALQRLRRRPLAGGKRWLVWLKLDCGNGRAGVRPTDPGALPLARAIAEEAPEEVTLVGVYAHCGNTYGCSGVPAIQAIARATTAAILDFVAALRQAGVPCPQASIGSTPSCSHPVPEMAELTEVHPGNYIFYDLQQTLLGSCRPQDVAIRVLTRVVGHYPHRNQLLVDCGWTALSLHGWAQSPAGCATVEGHPQLRLVGLTQEHGLLEPASGQLDFGRFPVGTVLALVPFHACATAAMHPVYYVHEEGEVVALWHPVRGW; from the exons ATGTGGCTGGGCGCCCGCCTGGACGCGCTGCCCACCCCGGCGCTGGCCGTCGACCGTGCCACGGCGCGCCGCAACGCCGAGCGCATGCAGGAGCGCTGCCGGGCCCTCGGCCTCCGCCTGCGTCCCCACGTCAAGACCCACAAGACGCT GGAGGGCGGCGCGCTGGCCACGGGCGGCACGCGGCGCGGCATCGCCGTCTCCACGCTGGCCGAGGCGCGCTTCTTCGCCGACGGCGGCTTCGACGACATCCTGCTGGCGTACCCGCTGCCGGCCGGGCGCTTGGAGGAGTGCGCCGAGCTGGCCCAGCGCCTCGACGCCTTCCAGGTGCTGCTGGACAGCCCCGGCGCGCTGCAGCGCCTGCGGCGGCGCCCGCTCGCCGGCGGCAAGCGCTGGCTCGTCTGGCTCAAGCTCGACTGCGGCAACGGCAGAG CCGGCGTGCGCCCCACGGACCCCGGCGCCCTGCCGCTGGCCCGGGCCATCGCGGAGGAGGCTCCGGAGGAGGTGACGCTGGTCGGGGTCTACGCGCACTGCGGGAACACCTACGGCTGCAGCGGCGTGCCCGCCATCCAGGCCATCGCCAGGGCCACCACCGCCGCCATCCTCGACTTTGTGGCCGC GCTGCGCCAGGCCGGCGTGCCGTGTCCCCAGGCCAGCATCGGCTCCACGCCGTCCTGCAGCCACCCGGTCCCCGAGATGGCCGAGCTCACCGAGGTCCACCCGGGCAACTACATCTTCTACG ACCTCCAGCAGAcgctgctgggctcctgccgGCCCCAGGACGTGGCCATCCGCGTCCTCACCAGGGTGGTCGGCCACTACCCGCACCGCAACCAGCTGCTGGTGGACTGCGGCTGGACGGCGCTCAGCCTGCACGGCTGGGCGCAGTCACCCGCCGGCTGCGCCACCGTCGAGGGACATCCCCAGCTCCG GCTGGTGGGGCTGACGCAGGAGCACGGGCTCCTGGAGCCCGCCAGCGGGCAGCTGGATTTCGGGAGGTTCCCGGTGGGCACCGTGCTGGCCCTCGTCCCCTTCCAC GCCTGCGCCACGGCTGCCATGCACCCGGTCTACTACGTGCACGAGGAGGGCGAGGTGGTGGCCCTCTGGCACCCCGTCCGCGGCTGGTAG